Proteins from a genomic interval of Lacticaseibacillus pabuli:
- a CDS encoding TM2 domain-containing protein — MNTDDFLRMNANKFPALQMGELRAQLATSDSRDTYPVMSTEYRDPYLALILSFFFGVFGVDRFYVGDIGVGFGKLALTVLGGIGGVIWWFVDLFLIVNRTRQRNYELAESYLRYARPATDDGAKSADTATADTDQPDTHDDESDFDDF, encoded by the coding sequence ATGAATACTGATGACTTTTTGAGGATGAATGCAAACAAGTTCCCCGCGCTACAAATGGGCGAACTGCGTGCACAACTTGCAACGAGTGATTCACGTGATACTTATCCCGTGATGAGCACGGAGTATCGTGACCCATACTTGGCACTGATCTTATCATTCTTCTTCGGTGTTTTTGGGGTCGACCGGTTCTACGTCGGGGATATCGGCGTTGGCTTTGGTAAGTTAGCGTTAACTGTGCTGGGCGGCATTGGCGGTGTCATTTGGTGGTTCGTCGATTTGTTCCTGATTGTGAACCGGACACGGCAACGCAATTATGAGCTGGCTGAATCATACCTGCGTTATGCGCGGCCTGCCACGGATGACGGTGCCAAGTCAGCGGACACCGCGACGGCGGATACGGACCAGCCAGACACGCACGATGACGAATCTGACTTCGATGATTTCTAG
- a CDS encoding NCS2 family permease, with the protein MTAKIMNYFQVKELGSTVRREILAGFTTFISMAYILFVNPDVLGASGMDKGAVFTATALASAFGSILMGVLARYPIATAPALGINAFFAYSVCIGMHIPWQTALAGVFVASLIFILITILKLREKIIDAIPNDLKHAISGGIGLFVAFLGLSQGGIITANKSTLVGLGSFSTPTTWLTIFGLVITAVLMVRRVPGGIFIGMALTTILGLFTGMIKAPGAIISAAPSLKPTFLVALKHVGDINTLQLWVVVLTFLLVTFFDTAGTLVGLATQAGFMKDNKMPRVGKALASDSTAMLAGSLLGTSPVGAFVESSAGIAVGGRTGLTSISTGIFFLFALLFSPLLAVVTSQVTAPALIIVGVLMAQNLKHIAWDKLEIAIPAFLIVLGMPLTYSISDGIGLGFIMYPITMLAAKRGKEVSPMMYALFFVFIAFMWILNID; encoded by the coding sequence ATGACAGCGAAAATCATGAACTATTTCCAAGTCAAGGAACTCGGGTCCACCGTCCGTCGTGAAATTCTCGCCGGCTTCACGACCTTTATCTCAATGGCTTACATCCTGTTCGTTAACCCTGATGTGCTAGGCGCCTCCGGGATGGATAAGGGTGCCGTCTTTACCGCAACGGCCTTGGCCAGCGCCTTCGGGAGCATCCTGATGGGGGTACTCGCCCGCTACCCAATTGCGACGGCCCCCGCTCTGGGAATCAACGCCTTCTTCGCCTACTCTGTCTGCATCGGGATGCACATCCCTTGGCAGACCGCGCTGGCTGGCGTTTTCGTCGCTTCCCTCATCTTTATTCTGATCACCATCCTCAAATTGCGTGAAAAGATTATCGATGCCATTCCTAACGACCTGAAGCACGCCATTTCTGGTGGGATTGGCCTCTTCGTTGCCTTCCTTGGCTTGTCCCAAGGTGGCATCATTACTGCCAACAAGTCCACCCTAGTCGGTCTCGGTTCATTCAGTACGCCGACCACTTGGCTGACAATCTTTGGCCTCGTCATCACAGCAGTTCTCATGGTGCGCCGCGTCCCTGGTGGTATCTTCATCGGGATGGCGCTCACGACGATTCTTGGTTTGTTCACCGGCATGATTAAAGCACCTGGCGCCATCATTTCCGCCGCGCCAAGTCTCAAGCCAACGTTCCTGGTTGCACTGAAGCACGTGGGCGACATCAACACCCTGCAGCTCTGGGTCGTTGTGCTTACCTTCTTGCTGGTCACCTTCTTTGATACTGCTGGTACGCTGGTCGGCTTAGCAACGCAGGCTGGCTTCATGAAGGACAACAAGATGCCACGTGTCGGTAAGGCACTCGCCTCAGACTCCACAGCCATGCTCGCGGGTTCACTGCTCGGGACTTCCCCCGTTGGTGCTTTCGTTGAATCATCAGCCGGGATTGCCGTGGGTGGCCGTACAGGTCTGACTTCCATCAGCACCGGGATATTCTTCCTGTTTGCCCTGCTGTTCTCCCCACTTCTGGCCGTGGTTACCAGCCAGGTCACAGCACCTGCGTTAATCATTGTCGGTGTCCTGATGGCGCAGAACCTCAAGCACATCGCTTGGGACAAACTCGAAATCGCTATTCCTGCCTTCCTGATTGTGCTCGGCATGCCGCTCACCTACAGTATCTCTGATGGGATTGGCCTGGGCTTCATCATGTACCCCATCACGATGCTTGCTGCTAAACGCGGTAAGGAAGTTTCGCCAATGATGTACGCCCTGTTCTTCGTCTTCATTGCATTCATGTGGATTCTGAACATCGATTAA
- a CDS encoding phosphoenolpyruvate carboxykinase (ATP), whose amino-acid sequence MATIRNFARTEIGPDSKHFSNFKTMVESTFYGNNVTRVTDLKTAYANATKTPGAVVTDMPVAHTEELGLPSDAKVIVMNDGRVVGRTAAARCIIGQPGIDAKEYADVLREAIFEGTRRQFYTADVVVGLDKEFMVRAHLNLNQDYASNFYSYLLNFQIATPQVLATYKDSVQYDENDIYLYADPDWSSPKYPNGLVIFDINHNVAAVLGLRYFGELKKATLTMAWATAHRNGFTACHGGMKRYDLGDKKFTMAAFGLSGSGKSTITLAKHSGSGRVDVLHDDAFVIHRAGGTTTALEPSYFNKTADYAPDDPAMHFLLTAQNVGITVDDHGDKTVVTQEVRNNNGRSIQSRYMTPNRVDHLDDPLDAVFWIMKDETLPPVMKIDDPTLATVFGVTLATKRTSAENIVGKVDMNALVIEPFADPFRSYPLGEDYSDFRELFASGRTQCYILNTGFFEGKKVTKETTLGSIEKIVDGKATFTPFGTLPGVSYIAVPGFEPDFSDSAYRDRLHQRMVDRLNFVTSRDTEREGYDKLPAEAAETLKTVMKELE is encoded by the coding sequence ATGGCAACGATTCGTAATTTTGCTCGGACAGAAATTGGCCCGGACAGTAAGCATTTTTCCAATTTCAAGACGATGGTTGAATCCACCTTCTACGGTAACAATGTGACGCGCGTGACCGATCTGAAGACGGCATATGCGAATGCAACCAAGACGCCTGGCGCCGTGGTCACAGACATGCCCGTGGCGCACACCGAAGAACTCGGTTTGCCGAGCGATGCGAAAGTCATTGTCATGAATGATGGCCGTGTTGTCGGACGGACTGCGGCGGCGCGGTGCATTATCGGCCAGCCGGGTATCGATGCCAAGGAATATGCGGACGTGCTACGGGAGGCAATCTTTGAGGGCACACGGCGTCAGTTTTACACAGCAGATGTTGTGGTTGGTCTGGACAAAGAATTCATGGTTCGCGCGCACCTGAATTTGAATCAGGACTACGCGTCCAACTTCTATTCCTACCTGCTCAACTTCCAGATTGCAACACCGCAAGTTTTAGCGACGTACAAGGACTCCGTGCAGTACGACGAAAACGATATTTACCTCTATGCAGACCCTGATTGGAGTAGTCCAAAATACCCGAATGGCCTCGTCATTTTTGACATTAATCATAACGTGGCTGCTGTTCTTGGCCTGCGTTACTTTGGTGAATTGAAGAAGGCCACCTTGACGATGGCATGGGCAACGGCACACCGCAACGGCTTCACCGCTTGTCATGGTGGTATGAAGCGTTATGACCTGGGTGACAAGAAGTTCACCATGGCGGCATTCGGCCTGTCAGGTTCAGGTAAGTCCACGATTACCTTGGCCAAGCATTCCGGCTCGGGTCGCGTTGACGTGTTGCATGACGATGCCTTTGTCATTCACCGCGCCGGTGGGACTACCACCGCTCTGGAACCATCCTACTTTAACAAGACGGCGGACTATGCGCCTGATGACCCGGCCATGCACTTCCTGCTCACGGCACAAAACGTGGGGATTACGGTGGACGACCATGGCGACAAGACGGTAGTGACCCAGGAAGTCCGGAACAACAACGGGCGCTCCATTCAGTCCCGTTACATGACACCAAACCGTGTGGATCACCTGGACGACCCGCTAGACGCCGTGTTCTGGATCATGAAGGATGAAACTTTGCCACCCGTAATGAAGATTGACGACCCAACATTGGCCACCGTCTTTGGCGTCACGCTGGCGACCAAGCGGACTTCTGCTGAAAATATCGTGGGCAAAGTGGACATGAACGCGCTTGTCATCGAGCCATTCGCGGACCCATTCCGTTCTTACCCACTCGGCGAAGACTATAGTGATTTCCGTGAACTATTTGCGAGCGGCCGCACGCAATGTTATATTCTGAATACTGGTTTCTTTGAAGGCAAGAAGGTGACCAAGGAAACGACGCTCGGTTCAATCGAGAAGATTGTGGACGGCAAGGCCACGTTCACACCGTTTGGCACCTTGCCAGGTGTGTCCTACATTGCCGTTCCTGGATTCGAGCCTGACTTCAGTGATTCTGCCTACCGTGACCGTCTGCACCAGCGGATGGTGGACCGGCTGAACTTTGTTACCAGCCGTGACACGGAGCGCGAGGGCTATGATAAACTGCCCGCTGAAGCTGCAGAAACCTTGAAGACCGTCATGAAGGAACTGGAATAA
- a CDS encoding 2,3-bisphosphoglycerate-dependent phosphoglycerate mutase, with product MVKLVLVRHGESIANYDNTYTGWSDVAATDNGLMQAHMAGQRLAQTGIQFDTVHTSMLKRAIVTAYVIQDELGMNDLPIIKSWRLNERHYGALRGMNKDKSRALFGDRQVAQWRRSYTAVPPLLPAAQDERAYAIWPDSIVPRGESLAETERRLLPYWNDQLAPRLLDGKNQLLVAHGSTIRALIKYLENIADADIDGVEVGNAEPIVYTLDNKLQITNKEILHVN from the coding sequence ATGGTCAAGTTAGTCCTAGTACGGCACGGTGAGAGCATCGCCAATTACGATAATACTTATACGGGCTGGTCTGACGTTGCGGCGACTGACAACGGCCTGATGCAGGCGCATATGGCGGGGCAGCGACTTGCGCAGACGGGCATCCAGTTTGATACGGTGCACACCTCCATGCTCAAGCGCGCAATCGTGACAGCCTATGTCATTCAGGATGAGCTGGGCATGAACGATTTGCCCATCATCAAAAGCTGGCGTCTGAACGAGCGGCATTATGGTGCGCTACGGGGCATGAACAAGGATAAATCCCGGGCATTGTTTGGGGATCGACAAGTAGCCCAGTGGCGCCGGAGCTACACGGCGGTGCCGCCACTATTACCCGCTGCACAGGATGAACGGGCCTACGCTATCTGGCCGGACAGCATTGTTCCCCGTGGTGAGAGTCTCGCGGAAACAGAGCGCCGCCTGCTGCCCTACTGGAATGATCAATTGGCCCCACGGCTCCTGGATGGCAAGAACCAGTTGCTCGTGGCGCACGGATCGACGATTCGAGCGTTGATTAAATACCTCGAAAACATTGCCGATGCGGACATTGATGGGGTGGAAGTGGGTAACGCGGAGCCAATTGTTTATACCTTGGACAACAAGTTGCAAATTACAAATAAAGAGATATTGCACGTCAATTAA
- a CDS encoding PfkB family carbohydrate kinase, with the protein MSKTLIFGTALIDALMNVPSVPVSGGNVLGDFLEYQVGGCAINAFSAYRYGGAEGDLFLPVGHGPNADRISTKIKQVGETPRVISGTPDNGWTVATIEPDGERTFIVLPGMEQLMRLGWMNHLDVPSYDYLYLSGFQLTNELVARDVVTMLSRRRGDATLLFDVAARIKTVNRDLLIDLLRSGVLVHCNEVELPQVAEGETFAERVAYLHNLTHQPVVVTLGAKGTYYFVSEDEQGVVPSEPVHVVNTVGAGDAHCGGMLSGLAQGLSVKDAVALGNRLAGKVCSMRANMLPFGV; encoded by the coding sequence ATGAGCAAAACCCTGATTTTCGGCACGGCATTAATTGATGCCTTGATGAACGTCCCATCAGTCCCAGTTAGCGGCGGTAATGTGCTCGGCGATTTTCTAGAATACCAAGTGGGCGGCTGCGCGATTAACGCCTTTTCGGCTTACCGCTACGGCGGCGCGGAAGGCGATTTGTTTTTGCCAGTGGGCCACGGCCCGAATGCCGACCGGATTAGCACCAAAATCAAACAAGTCGGTGAGACCCCGCGTGTCATTTCCGGAACCCCCGATAACGGCTGGACCGTCGCGACGATTGAACCTGATGGCGAACGGACGTTTATTGTGCTACCGGGGATGGAGCAACTGATGCGGTTGGGTTGGATGAACCATCTGGATGTGCCGAGCTACGATTACCTGTACCTGAGCGGATTTCAACTGACCAACGAGCTAGTGGCCCGCGATGTGGTGACCATGCTGAGCCGGCGCCGCGGGGATGCGACCTTGCTCTTCGACGTTGCGGCGCGCATTAAGACGGTGAACCGCGACTTGCTTATCGACCTGTTACGCAGCGGTGTTCTGGTGCACTGCAATGAGGTGGAATTACCGCAAGTGGCCGAGGGTGAGACCTTTGCGGAGCGGGTCGCGTACTTGCACAATTTGACGCATCAGCCGGTGGTGGTTACCTTGGGTGCTAAGGGGACCTACTATTTTGTGAGCGAAGATGAGCAGGGCGTCGTGCCAAGCGAGCCCGTGCACGTGGTGAATACCGTTGGCGCCGGCGATGCCCATTGTGGAGGGATGCTTTCGGGGCTGGCACAAGGTCTGAGTGTGAAGGATGCCGTCGCGCTCGGAAACCGCTTGGCCGGTAAAGTTTGCAGTATGCGCGCCAACATGTTGCCGTTTGGGGTTTGA
- a CDS encoding zinc-ribbon domain-containing protein produces the protein MSSDNMRCPRCGKEVSASDKFCPFCGQDLQQGTRGRRGRGIVKIVLALAIIAVVGIVVYGNIRYSKSAQLDRIENAVRSSNDDQLEDVLVNQHGHEVDDEYLDAFIALLDTHSGNREEIIKQIEAGNGEAVRLVKQGRVALFFPEYKLELKDRKVTVTGATDQTHYYLDDDLVTTGKQLRLPAGSYQLRIGDSSAANNDDARYRVIVLAKGMSLLALPAARSTDTAAASSTGTGSGATATTAAAIITKYKPSVTARNTATDFTAVTGEWDYNEDNLELKPSERYELDREGRADEAGSFKLVYHKGSVYNLQFNPRFGKSYVHSFVLVENHLVNAQTKQLWTRDRDD, from the coding sequence ATGAGCTCAGATAATATGAGGTGTCCGCGCTGTGGTAAAGAGGTAAGCGCGAGCGATAAGTTTTGTCCATTTTGCGGGCAGGATTTACAACAGGGTACCCGTGGTCGACGTGGTCGCGGCATCGTTAAAATTGTACTCGCACTGGCAATCATTGCGGTGGTCGGTATCGTGGTATATGGTAATATCCGTTATTCTAAGTCGGCCCAGCTAGACCGGATTGAAAATGCTGTCCGGAGTTCTAACGATGACCAGCTGGAGGATGTGCTCGTGAACCAGCATGGTCATGAAGTCGATGATGAGTACCTTGATGCCTTCATTGCGCTTCTCGATACCCATAGTGGTAATCGTGAGGAAATCATTAAGCAAATTGAGGCCGGCAATGGGGAGGCGGTACGACTGGTGAAGCAGGGGCGTGTTGCCCTGTTTTTCCCAGAGTACAAGCTCGAACTCAAGGATCGCAAGGTGACTGTCACCGGCGCCACGGACCAGACCCACTATTACTTGGACGATGATTTGGTGACGACGGGGAAGCAACTGCGTCTTCCGGCCGGTAGCTACCAACTGCGCATCGGCGATAGCAGTGCCGCTAACAATGACGACGCGCGCTACCGTGTGATCGTGCTGGCAAAGGGGATGTCGCTATTGGCCCTGCCCGCCGCGCGGTCAACAGATACGGCGGCTGCGTCATCAACGGGTACCGGTAGCGGGGCAACTGCCACGACAGCAGCGGCAATCATCACTAAGTACAAACCTAGCGTGACGGCGCGTAACACGGCCACAGATTTCACGGCTGTTACTGGCGAATGGGATTACAACGAGGATAACTTGGAACTCAAGCCGTCTGAACGGTATGAACTGGATCGCGAGGGCCGGGCAGATGAAGCCGGCAGTTTTAAGCTTGTTTACCACAAAGGCTCCGTCTACAATTTGCAGTTCAACCCGCGTTTTGGGAAGTCCTATGTTCATTCCTTTGTCTTGGTGGAAAATCATTTGGTTAATGCCCAGACCAAGCAATTGTGGACCCGCGACCGTGACGATTAA
- a CDS encoding low temperature requirement protein A, translated as MPEEKPRPLSLGAIFYDIIFTFVIVRLARNLLFTNAGALDWRSVAAYALLMLAGWTVWTYQIIYASRVQARTVRDTVFLAIDMFLNIYLTTTLTVFHPAPESSTKLTTALLLLSIAVQYCLDGRAGWRKHLVFVAPLITGSLLSVVSILPGKSFAGTVVFCAAIAVPALAPWLGYHRKPEEISHFKTISQRLSLFTVLVFARAIVQFTDSLADLDIPSVLFFLITALLMVSYTMVASRGVNMETTRSSMLAILIHLPITGSVLMMANVTRMYVSGRLLPEHFAFWMIALMALYTVSIGAYLGLYHSEGVNLSYKHIFFYAVSFAIFTLFGLVTVRFDIFFMLGTCAYLVACILYLWQFILNPPTES; from the coding sequence TTGCCGGAAGAAAAGCCGCGCCCGTTATCACTCGGCGCAATATTTTACGACATCATCTTTACCTTTGTCATTGTCAGACTCGCGCGGAACCTGCTGTTCACTAACGCGGGTGCGCTGGACTGGCGCAGTGTTGCCGCCTACGCACTGCTGATGCTGGCAGGTTGGACGGTGTGGACCTATCAAATTATTTACGCGAGTCGTGTTCAAGCGCGAACGGTGCGGGACACCGTCTTTCTCGCCATTGATATGTTCCTCAACATTTACCTCACCACAACACTCACCGTGTTCCATCCCGCGCCGGAAAGCAGCACTAAGTTAACCACGGCACTCCTACTGCTCAGCATCGCCGTGCAATATTGCCTCGATGGCCGGGCGGGTTGGCGGAAACACCTCGTCTTTGTTGCCCCACTAATCACGGGTTCATTGCTCAGCGTCGTGTCAATATTACCCGGGAAATCATTCGCCGGCACGGTTGTCTTTTGCGCCGCAATTGCCGTTCCCGCCTTGGCGCCTTGGCTCGGTTACCACCGCAAACCTGAAGAAATTAGTCATTTCAAAACCATCAGTCAACGGCTCAGCCTGTTCACCGTCCTGGTCTTCGCCCGCGCGATTGTGCAGTTCACCGATAGTTTGGCGGATCTCGATATTCCATCCGTCCTCTTCTTTCTGATTACCGCCCTGCTCATGGTGAGCTACACCATGGTTGCAAGCCGCGGCGTCAACATGGAAACCACGCGGTCGTCAATGCTGGCCATCCTGATTCACCTCCCGATAACCGGGAGCGTCTTGATGATGGCAAACGTGACCCGCATGTACGTCTCCGGACGGTTACTGCCCGAGCACTTTGCCTTTTGGATGATTGCACTCATGGCACTGTACACCGTCAGTATCGGTGCTTACCTCGGCCTTTACCACAGCGAAGGGGTCAACCTTTCCTATAAACACATATTCTTCTACGCTGTTTCCTTTGCCATCTTCACCCTGTTTGGCCTCGTGACGGTCCGCTTCGACATTTTCTTCATGCTGGGAACCTGTGCCTACTTGGTTGCATGCATCTTGTACCTGTGGCAATTCATCTTAAACCCACCAACTGAATCGTAA
- a CDS encoding SLAP domain-containing protein — translation MTNKKFTAAAIIAAAITAAPMLATGVSTFTATPVMAAAGSSDVNHAPGTFVVNVAKANVRSSQGGLIGKTLKKGTKWHVFGAAFFLGQTYYDLGGDQYVASSTGRFYGIGNAPYVKKTSEIKVSNVKHYSAQVYNGSMKAVKDAKGNLKKLKYGTSWKTFGSQEFHGEIFYNVGGNQWVDSQSVKVTK, via the coding sequence ATGACAAATAAGAAATTTACCGCAGCAGCCATTATCGCTGCCGCAATTACAGCTGCACCAATGCTGGCAACGGGGGTTTCCACGTTTACCGCAACACCAGTCATGGCAGCAGCCGGCAGTTCTGATGTAAACCACGCGCCTGGCACGTTTGTTGTGAACGTTGCGAAGGCTAACGTTCGTTCATCGCAAGGCGGTCTGATTGGTAAGACGCTGAAGAAGGGCACCAAGTGGCATGTCTTTGGCGCCGCCTTCTTCCTTGGCCAGACCTATTATGACCTTGGCGGCGACCAGTACGTGGCATCCTCAACCGGGCGCTTCTACGGCATTGGCAACGCGCCATATGTTAAGAAGACCAGCGAGATTAAGGTCAGCAACGTGAAGCACTACAGCGCCCAGGTCTACAACGGCTCAATGAAGGCCGTTAAAGACGCGAAGGGTAACCTGAAGAAACTGAAGTACGGCACAAGCTGGAAGACATTTGGTTCCCAGGAGTTCCACGGTGAAATCTTCTACAATGTGGGCGGCAACCAGTGGGTCGATTCCCAGTCCGTTAAGGTTACCAAGTAA
- a CDS encoding M42 family metallopeptidase, whose protein sequence is MTSDVELVQKFSDVYGVSGFEQDVVRLFKDETAGLGELTIDGMFNAVLARKENTGKQPLVQLDAHSDAVGLLTQAVRPNGMLKFVPLGGWVPSNIPAMKVVVRNKDGEYIPGVVATKPPHFMTAEERNAVPKIPNMSVDVGSSSREETINDFHIDTGCPIFPAAKFEYNEKKGLLFGKDFDDRLGAAAMTDILQQMSGKQLKVDVAAGLSAQEEVGMRGALALARKLNPDLAIVLEGVPADDTFEPDWLSQTRMGGGPMLRDYDTTFIANPNFQTYITSLADELGIPYTRAVRTGGGQDGAAIGNWKGVPTVVVGIPVRYEHSAYNWGSITDVRAAVNLTMALLERLDMDVIKRFTAL, encoded by the coding sequence ATGACAAGTGATGTCGAATTAGTTCAGAAATTTAGTGACGTTTATGGGGTATCAGGCTTTGAACAGGACGTGGTGCGACTGTTTAAGGATGAAACAGCCGGCCTCGGGGAACTGACGATTGATGGGATGTTCAATGCAGTGCTCGCGCGTAAAGAAAACACGGGTAAACAACCACTCGTGCAGCTTGATGCGCACAGCGATGCGGTGGGTCTGCTAACACAAGCGGTTCGCCCCAACGGTATGCTGAAGTTTGTCCCGCTTGGTGGCTGGGTGCCATCTAACATCCCCGCCATGAAGGTCGTTGTCCGCAACAAGGATGGCGAGTACATTCCCGGGGTTGTGGCCACCAAGCCGCCACACTTCATGACCGCAGAGGAACGCAACGCGGTACCGAAGATCCCGAATATGTCCGTCGATGTTGGGTCCTCTAGCCGAGAGGAAACCATTAACGATTTCCATATCGACACGGGCTGCCCGATTTTCCCAGCTGCGAAGTTTGAATACAACGAGAAGAAGGGGCTGCTTTTTGGCAAGGACTTTGACGATCGCCTTGGGGCCGCGGCCATGACTGACATTTTGCAACAGATGTCGGGCAAACAGCTCAAGGTCGATGTTGCAGCTGGTCTGTCGGCGCAAGAAGAAGTGGGGATGCGTGGTGCTCTGGCACTTGCCCGTAAGCTGAATCCTGATTTGGCAATCGTACTTGAGGGCGTGCCGGCCGACGATACCTTTGAACCCGATTGGCTCAGTCAGACGCGCATGGGCGGCGGCCCAATGCTGCGCGATTATGACACGACCTTTATTGCCAACCCGAACTTCCAGACTTACATCACGAGCCTGGCTGACGAGCTCGGCATTCCGTACACGCGCGCAGTCCGGACAGGTGGCGGTCAAGATGGTGCGGCCATCGGAAACTGGAAGGGTGTGCCGACCGTGGTTGTTGGTATTCCGGTACGCTACGAGCACTCTGCATACAACTGGGGCAGTATTACCGATGTGCGGGCTGCAGTTAACCTGACAATGGCGCTGCTGGAACGTCTGGACATGGATGTGATCAAGCGCTTCACCGCCCTTTAA